One genomic segment of Deltaproteobacteria bacterium includes these proteins:
- a CDS encoding thrombospondin type 3 repeat-containing protein: MVKKCLRMLLVLVLLSVLTACSSHKESFTMSRYLSTKPGDVPLTKRIDTYLIIIDASQSMSYSYDDERTRLEAAKDLVERINKMIPDKNVIAGIRTYGQKISPFGDETVMVYGFDKYDETLLSESITAIDNPMGRSPLVYAMNGATEDLKNMTGHVGVIILTDGWRVEEKSIEAAENMKNELGDRVYIYPVQVGDDKEGRKVLDKVAEAGGTGFSLPYDYLSNDKTLERFVNQVFIAADGDGDGVADEFDWCPDTQPGVMVDQYGCPRLFDLDGDGVYDRFEIPEAETEVREAVVTEVPAAAVSPSVIAPKPAEPIQEKHPTGDTDGDGVSDMLDQCPNTPKGVSVYEWGCPVDTDRDGIYDYLDACPGTPRGTRVDTKGCPRQ; encoded by the coding sequence ATGGTAAAGAAATGCCTCAGGATGTTGCTTGTCCTCGTTCTGCTTTCAGTTCTGACGGCCTGTAGCTCACACAAGGAATCATTCACCATGTCCCGGTACCTGTCAACGAAACCGGGGGATGTCCCCCTGACCAAAAGGATCGACACCTACCTCATAATCATCGATGCCTCCCAATCCATGTCATACTCCTATGATGATGAGCGAACACGGCTGGAGGCGGCCAAGGACCTTGTCGAGCGTATCAACAAGATGATACCGGACAAAAACGTGATCGCCGGGATCAGGACATATGGTCAAAAGATTTCGCCTTTTGGCGATGAAACCGTCATGGTCTATGGCTTTGATAAATACGATGAAACATTGCTCAGTGAATCAATCACGGCGATCGACAATCCCATGGGGCGGAGCCCCCTGGTCTATGCGATGAACGGTGCCACGGAAGACCTTAAGAACATGACGGGACATGTTGGGGTGATCATACTTACCGACGGCTGGAGGGTAGAAGAGAAATCCATTGAGGCCGCGGAAAACATGAAAAACGAGCTGGGCGACAGGGTGTATATATATCCTGTCCAGGTCGGCGACGATAAGGAAGGCAGAAAAGTTCTCGATAAAGTGGCGGAAGCGGGCGGTACCGGATTCTCACTGCCCTATGATTACCTGTCGAATGACAAGACCCTGGAACGGTTCGTCAACCAGGTCTTCATTGCGGCCGACGGCGATGGCGATGGAGTTGCCGATGAATTCGACTGGTGTCCCGACACGCAGCCAGGAGTTATGGTCGACCAATATGGATGTCCCCGGTTGTTCGATCTTGATGGGGATGGCGTTTATGACCGATTTGAAATTCCTGAAGCCGAGACCGAGGTTCGTGAAGCCGTTGTTACGGAGGTACCCGCTGCCGCGGTGTCTCCTTCTGTTATTGCTCCGAAACCGGCGGAACCCATTCAGGAAAAGCATCCGACCGGCGACACTGATGGGGACGGAGTTTCCGATATGCTGGACCAGTGCCCCAATACGCCGAAAGGCGTCAGCGTCTATGAATGGGGTTGCCCTGTCGATACCGACCGCGACGGTATTTACGACTACCTTGATGCCTGTCCGGGAACGCCGCGGGGAACCAGGGTTGACACAAAAGGGTGCCCACGTCAATAA
- a CDS encoding DNA recombination protein RmuC — protein MEYAGAFVIGCVFGALLVVLLTRLFKKDTRDIAQELVVQSQYQKIQDLEVLIGNIKESFGSLSHDALISNTQEFLKLAQETLAGQTRANEQNLHGKKQLIDQTLETMKQDLNSVRELVTRLEKDREQKFGEVSSRLKQATEQTAQLQETTHRLREMLASTKSRGQWGERMAEDVLRLAGFIEGVNYVKQKALEAGTGRPDYTFLLPKNLKVNMDVKFPLDNYVRYLESQGESEKEKHKNQFLRDVRNRIKEVVTRDYINPDENTVDYVIVFIPNEQVYAFMNEKDGSIMDDALKNKVILCSPITLYAILAVIRQAVDNFNLEQTAAQIMRALDSFRKQWDAFVVSMEKMGRRIEDAQKEYNNLTTTRRNQLERRLQEIDNLRRLQVGVDEDSEPVEIEPPEEAESS, from the coding sequence ATGGAGTATGCAGGAGCTTTCGTAATTGGGTGCGTTTTCGGTGCCCTGCTTGTTGTGCTCCTGACGCGCCTTTTCAAAAAGGACACGCGGGATATCGCTCAGGAACTGGTCGTGCAGTCGCAGTACCAGAAGATACAGGACCTGGAAGTACTCATCGGAAACATCAAGGAATCTTTCGGCTCTCTGTCGCACGATGCCCTGATAAGCAATACGCAGGAGTTCCTGAAGCTGGCGCAGGAAACGCTGGCAGGCCAGACCCGGGCGAACGAGCAGAACCTGCACGGCAAAAAGCAATTGATAGACCAGACACTGGAAACCATGAAGCAGGACCTGAACAGCGTTCGTGAGTTGGTAACCAGGCTCGAAAAGGATCGGGAACAGAAATTCGGAGAAGTATCCAGCAGGTTGAAACAGGCTACGGAACAGACGGCGCAACTGCAGGAAACGACGCACCGGTTGCGTGAAATGCTGGCGAGCACAAAGAGCCGTGGACAATGGGGAGAAAGAATGGCCGAAGACGTGTTGCGCCTTGCCGGATTTATTGAAGGTGTCAATTATGTCAAGCAGAAGGCCCTGGAAGCAGGTACGGGAAGGCCGGATTATACCTTCCTTCTGCCGAAGAACCTCAAGGTCAACATGGATGTCAAATTTCCCCTGGACAATTATGTGAGATACCTGGAGTCGCAGGGAGAAAGTGAAAAGGAAAAACACAAGAACCAGTTCCTGCGTGATGTACGAAACAGGATCAAGGAGGTCGTCACCCGCGATTACATTAATCCCGACGAGAACACCGTCGATTACGTGATCGTTTTCATACCGAACGAGCAGGTCTACGCCTTCATGAACGAAAAAGACGGTTCCATCATGGATGACGCCCTGAAGAACAAGGTTATCCTCTGTTCACCCATCACGCTCTACGCCATACTTGCCGTGATCAGGCAGGCCGTGGATAATTTCAATCTTGAACAGACGGCGGCACAGATAATGAGGGCGCTTGACTCCTTCAGAAAGCAATGGGATGCTTTTGTCGTTTCGATGGAAAAAATGGGCAGGAGGATCGAGGACGCCCAGAAGGAATACAACAACCTGACGACGACCCGCCGGAACCAGCTTGAAAGACGGCTTCAGGAGATCGATAACCTGCGGAGACTGCAGGTCGGTGTTGACGAAGACAGCGAACCCGTGGAGATCGAACCTCCGGAAGAGGCCGAATCTTCTTGA